Proteins co-encoded in one Arachis hypogaea cultivar Tifrunner chromosome 13, arahy.Tifrunner.gnm2.J5K5, whole genome shotgun sequence genomic window:
- the LOC112736287 gene encoding uncharacterized protein isoform X1 yields the protein MGRHSCCLKQKLRKGLWSPEEDEKLFNYISRFGVGCWSSVPKQAGLQRCGKSCRLRWINYLRPDLKRGMFSQQEEDLIITLHEVLGNRWAQIAAQLPGRTDNEIKNFWNSCLKKKLMKQGIDPTTHKPLHNHEDKDNDTIINNNNNNTTQAACSSSSSMAMLDGIIGGVSSSLSSSSLLLDPLTCLDFSHHHENYGLLFSSMPSLDMNNNNNNNALLSSTSSWDCCSNEEENKLESLFQFHHQLKSEEEFNTNYNNNVQQNSMQEDFMSSYNNLRSLSSEDLSAAAAAVAGPNFDVFHQI from the exons ATGGGTCGGCATTCTTGTTGTTTAAAGCAAAAACTAAGGAAAGGTTTATGGTCCCCTGAAGAAGATGAGAAGCTCTTCAACTACatttctaggtttggtgttggtTGCTGGAGTTCAGTTCCCAAACAAGCtg GGCTACAAAGATGTGGAAAGAGTTGCAGACTAAGATGGATAAATTATTTGAGGCCTGATTTGAAGAGAGGCATGTTTTCTCAACAAGAGGAGGATCTTATAATCACTCTCCATGAGGTTCTTGGAAAtag GTGGGCACAGATTGCGGCACAGTTGCCAGGAAGAACAGATAATGAGATAAAGAATTTCTGGAATTCatgtctgaagaagaagctaatgaAGCAAGGGATTGATCCAACTACACACAAGCCTCTTCATAATCATGAAGACAAAGATAAtgatactattattaataataataataataatacaacacAAGCagcatgttcttcttcttcttccatggcaATGTTAGATGGAATTATTGGAGGAgtttcatcatcattatcatcatcatcattattattagacCCTTTGACATGCTTggatttttctcatcatcatgaAAACTATGGATTATTATTCTCTTCAATGCCAAGCCTAgacatgaataataataataataataatgcattgCTCTCATCAACATCATCATGGGATTGTTGTAGCAATGAAGAGGAGAACAAGTTAGAATCTTTGTTTCAGTTTCATCATCAACTcaaatctgaggaggaattcaatacaaattataataataatgtgCAGCAGAATTCAATGCAAGAAGATTTCATGAGCAGCTATAATAATTTAAGGTCACTCTCATCAGAAGATCtatcagcagcagcagcagcagtagcAGGACCAAATTTTGATGTATTCCACCAGATATGA
- the LOC112736287 gene encoding uncharacterized protein isoform X2, whose product MRLQRCGKSCRLRWINYLRPDLKRGMFSQQEEDLIITLHEVLGNRWAQIAAQLPGRTDNEIKNFWNSCLKKKLMKQGIDPTTHKPLHNHEDKDNDTIINNNNNNTTQAACSSSSSMAMLDGIIGGVSSSLSSSSLLLDPLTCLDFSHHHENYGLLFSSMPSLDMNNNNNNNALLSSTSSWDCCSNEEENKLESLFQFHHQLKSEEEFNTNYNNNVQQNSMQEDFMSSYNNLRSLSSEDLSAAAAAVAGPNFDVFHQI is encoded by the exons atga GGCTACAAAGATGTGGAAAGAGTTGCAGACTAAGATGGATAAATTATTTGAGGCCTGATTTGAAGAGAGGCATGTTTTCTCAACAAGAGGAGGATCTTATAATCACTCTCCATGAGGTTCTTGGAAAtag GTGGGCACAGATTGCGGCACAGTTGCCAGGAAGAACAGATAATGAGATAAAGAATTTCTGGAATTCatgtctgaagaagaagctaatgaAGCAAGGGATTGATCCAACTACACACAAGCCTCTTCATAATCATGAAGACAAAGATAAtgatactattattaataataataataataatacaacacAAGCagcatgttcttcttcttcttccatggcaATGTTAGATGGAATTATTGGAGGAgtttcatcatcattatcatcatcatcattattattagacCCTTTGACATGCTTggatttttctcatcatcatgaAAACTATGGATTATTATTCTCTTCAATGCCAAGCCTAgacatgaataataataataataataatgcattgCTCTCATCAACATCATCATGGGATTGTTGTAGCAATGAAGAGGAGAACAAGTTAGAATCTTTGTTTCAGTTTCATCATCAACTcaaatctgaggaggaattcaatacaaattataataataatgtgCAGCAGAATTCAATGCAAGAAGATTTCATGAGCAGCTATAATAATTTAAGGTCACTCTCATCAGAAGATCtatcagcagcagcagcagcagtagcAGGACCAAATTTTGATGTATTCCACCAGATATGA
- the LOC112736288 gene encoding amine oxidase [copper-containing] zeta, peroxisomal, whose amino-acid sequence MAPASQKATPLSLSLSPPPCCPPSAAASSAAAPEWTAPPPQDDRRRNSNNTTTTNKVSLIRSMDSLPESTSTNAPTAKGITAMPRAQSSHPLDPLSAAEISVAVATVRAAGATPEVRDSMRFIEAVLREPDKHIVALADAYFFPPFQPSLLPRTKGGPVIPTKLPPRCARLVVYNRKSNETSIWIVELSQVHAVTRGGHHRGKVISSHVIPDVQPPMDAVEYAECEAVVKDYPPFIEAMKKRGIEDMELVMVDPWCTGYHSEVDAPSRRLAKPLIFCRSESDCPMENGYARPVEGIHVLVDLRNMVVIEFEDRKLVPLPPVDPLRNYTPGETRGGSDRSDVKPLQISQPEGPSFRVNGQYVEWQKWNFRVGFTPKEGLVIYSVAYVDGSRGRRPVAHRLSFVEMVVPYGDPNDPHYRKNAFDAGEDGLGKNAHSLKKGCDCLGYIKYFDAHFTNFTGGVETIENCICLHEEDHGILWKHQDWRTGLAEVRRSRRLSVSFICTVANYEYAFFWHFYQDGKIEAEVKLTGILSLGALMPGELRKYGTMIAPGLYAPVHQHFFVARMDMAVDSKPGEALNQVVEVNMKVEEVGDHNVHNNAFFAEETLLKSELEAMRDCEPLTARHWIVRNTRTGNRTGQLTGFKLVPGTNCLPLGGPEAMFLRRAAFLKHNLWVTTYSRDEMFPGGEFPNQNPRIGEGLATWVQQNRPLEEADIVLWYVFGVTHVPRLEDWPVMPVERIGFMLMPHGFFNCSPAVDVPPSPCELDSKDNDIKDSSGATKPIQSGLASKL is encoded by the exons ATGGCCCCAGCTTCGCAAAAGGCGACGCCACtatcactctcactctcaccacCGCCATGCTGTCCTCCCTCCGCCGCCGCCTCCTCCGCCGCCGCGCCGGAATGGACTGCGCCGCCACCTCAGGACGATCGCCGCCGCAACAGTAACAACACCACCACCACTAACAAGGTCTCGTTGATTCGCTCAATGGATTCTCTCCCTGAATCAACTTCCACCAATGCCCCTACTGCCAAAG GAATCACGGCAATGCCAAGGGCACAGTCAAGCCACCCTTTGGACCCTTTATCTGCTGCCGAAATCTCTGTGGCTGTGGCAACTGTGAGGGCTGCTGGAGCCACTCCCGAG GTTAGGGACAGTATGCGCTTCATTGAAGCAGTTTTGAGGGAACCGGATAAACACATTGTTGCACTGGCAGATGCTTATTTCTTTCCACCTTTCCAGCCATCATTACTTCCTAGAACCAAAGGAGGCCCTGTGATTCCTACCAAACTCCCTCCAAGATGTGCTAGACTTGTTGTTTACAATAGGAAATCAAATGAAACGAGTATATGGATCGTTGAATTATCACAAGTACATGCTGTAACTCGAGGTGGTCATCATCGAGGAAAAGTCATTTCTTCACATGTTATTCCTGATGTTCAGCCTCCAATG GATGCTGTGGAATATGCAGAATGTGAGGCTGTTGTTAAAGATTATCCTCCATTTATAGAAGCTATGAAGAAAAGGGGTATTGAAGACATGGAGCTTGTAATGGTTGATCCCTG GTGCACTGGTTATCACAGTGAAGTTGATGCTCCAAGCAGAAGACTTGCCAAACCACTTATATTTTGTCGATCCGAGAGTGACTGCCCTATGGAAAATGGCTATGCTCGCCCAGTTGAGGGAATTCATGTTCTAGTTGATCTGCGAAATATGGTGGTGATAGAGTTTGAAGACCGCAAACTTGTTCCTCTGCCACCTGTTGATCCCTTGAGGAACTATACTCCTGGTGAAACACGAGGTGGCTCTGATAGAAGTGATGTCAAGCCCTTGCAAATTAGTCAACCTGAAGGTCCAAGCTTTCGTGTCAATGGACAATATGTAGAGTGGCAGAAG TGGAATTTCCGTGTTGGATTCACACCCAAAGAGGGTTTGGTTATATATTCTGTTGCATATGTTGATGGTAGTCGAGGGCGAAGGCCTGTAGCACATAGGCTGAGCTTTGTAGAGATGGTTGTACCCTATGGAGATCCGAACGATCCACACTACAGAAAAAATGCTTTTGATGCTGGGGAAGATGGCTTGGGGAAAAATGCACATTCTCTCAAGAAG GGTTGTGATTGTTTGGGCTACATCAAATATTTTGATGCTCACTTCACAAATTTCACTGGTGGAGTGGAGACAATTGAAAATTGTATATGTTTGCATGAAGAGGATCATGGAATTCTTTGGAAGCATCAAGACTGGAGAACTGGCTTAGCAGAAGTTCGAAGGTCTAGAAGGCTTTCAGTATCGTTTATATGCACGGTGGCTAACTATGAGTATGCATTTTTTTGGCATTTTTATCAG GATGGAAAGATTGAAGCCGAAGTTAAGCTTACTGGAATTCTCAGCTTAGGAGCATTGATGCCTGGAGAGCTTCGAAAATATGGAACCATGATTGCTCCAGGTCTATATGCTCCGGTTCATCAACACTTCTTTGTTGCTCGCATGGACATGGCTGTTGATTCTAAACCTGGTGAAGCTTTGAATCAA GTAGTGGAGGTCAACATGAAAGTTGAGGAAGTTGGTGACCATAATGTTCATAATAATGCATTTTTTGCTGAAGAAACGTTGCTCAAATCTGAGCTGGAAGCGATGCGTGATTGTGAGCCTTTGACTGCTCGACATTGGATT GTAAGGAACACAAGAACAGGCAATAGAACTGGACAGTTGACAGGATTCAAGCTAGTACCCGGCACAAACTGCTTACCATTAGGAGGTCCTGAGGCCATGTTTTTAAGAAGAGCTGCCTTCTTGAAGCATAATCTTTGGGTAACAACATACTCACGCGACGAAATGTTTCCTGGAGGAGAATTTCCGAACCAAAATCCGCGCATCGGCGAAGGGCTAGCTACATGGGTTCAGCAGAACAGACCTTTGGAAGAAGCTGACATAGTTCTCtg GTATGTATTTGGAGTCACACATGTTCCTCGTTTAGAAGATTGGCCTGTTATGCCAGTGGAGCGCATTGGTTTTATGCTCATG CCTCATGGATTCTTCAATTGTTCACCAGCAGTGGATGTGCCTCCAAGTCCCTGTGAATTGGATTCTAAAGATAATGACATCAAGGATAGTAGTGGTGCTACCAAGCCAATTCAGAGTGGCTTAGCTTCAAAGTTGTGA
- the LOC112736289 gene encoding RAF-like serine/threonine-protein kinase PRAF: METSPGRTIKLLCSYGGKILPRATDGELRYIGGHTRVLTVDRSICFSDLLVKLGELCGSSVTLRCQLPNGDLETLISVTNDEDLTHIIEEYDRASSKLPHPLKIRAVLFPPKSSKKVSPATSSPSLSSSASSSASHSPARSPYTSAESLPHVAAYRVVRQSRPVPIRNGSAKACCYNGQLEGSPRFLYYGSRFSNYCH; the protein is encoded by the exons ATGGAAACGAGTCCTGGCCGTACGATTAAGCTCCTCTGCAGCTACGGCGGCAAGATCCTCCCACGCGCTACCGACGGCGAGCTCCGTTACATCGGTGGCCACACCAGAGTCCTCACCGTGGACCGTTCCATTTGCTTCTCAG ACTTGTTGGTAAAGCTAGGAGAGTTGTGCGGTTCGTCTGTGACGTTACGGTGTCAATTGCCGAACGGAGACTTAGAAACCTTGATCTCCGTCACCAACGACGAAGATCTGACGCACATAATCGAAGAATATGACCGCGCTTCGTCGAAACTACCTCATCCGTTGAAGATCAGAGCCGTGCTGTTTCCGCCAAAATCGTCTAAGAAGGTTTCTCCGGCGACGTCGTCTCCGTCGTTGTCTTCCTCTGCTTCATCCAGCGCCAGTCACTCGCCAGCAAGATCTCCGTACACCTCCGCAGAATCGCTGCCGCATGTGGCGGCGTATCGCGTCGTCCGCCAAAGCCGTCCTGTCCCGATCCGTAACGGATCGGCGAAAGCGTGTTGCTACAACGGCCAGCTAGAAGGAAGCCCTAGGTTTCTTTATTACGGATCTCGCTTCAGTAATTACTGCCATTGA